Below is a window of Jonesiaceae bacterium BS-20 DNA.
TAGGCCACGGATCAACAAGAAGATGCTGATCGCACTGACTATCCTAACGGGCCAGCTACCCATAACCACGGCAGGCGTGAGCGAGGTTCGCAAATTGATGTTCTTGACCATCTGCTCGTCGGTAAAGTGTCCCGTGCGCGCCAACTCGGCTCCATTGGATGCGTAGATCGCGCTGACACCAACCGTCGAAATGTGTACGACGCTGCGACCGGTTTCGATTGCACGCAGCCTAGACATTGCCAATTGCTGAGTGGACTCATTGGTGTGCCCAAAGGAAGCGTTGTTCGTTTGGACAATCAACGCGGTCGCACCAAGGCGCACCGACTCCTGCATGATCTCGTCGTAGCCGACCTCAAAGCAAATGATCGGGGCCACCCGGACGTCTCGGTCCAGGCGCGCTATGGGCACGTCCATGACGGCAGGTTCGGTGCCGGCAATCATGTCACTTGAGACAAGGTCAACCGCCGGAGAAAATACTCGTAGTAAGTCACGCATCGGCATGTATTCCCCAAACGGAGCCGGATGCTGTTTAGCGTAACGGCCGGTTACCCCCTGGTCTTCTTGCCAGAGTAAGGAAACGTTATAGCGCCTGCCGTCCTCAAGGAATTCCTGGGCTCCCAAGAGCATTGGGGCGTCTAAAGCGGCAGCCGCCTCATTGATGATCCGGGCTGCCTCAGGGTCTTCTTGCGGGTCAATGTCAGTCCCGTTCTCGGGCCACACGACAAGATCCAACTCCCCCGGCGCCTCCTGCTCGAGGAGCTGATGCGTGCCAGCAACGTGATTGTTAAGCACTTCTTGGCGGTTGGCAAAAGCGCCCAACCCAGGATTAGTCACATTGCCCTGAACCGCGCCTACGCGCAGCTGCCCATCTTGAGCCTGGGTGTCCAGCGGAACGAGCAGACCGGTCGCGATCAGTGCCGCGGCGCCAATTCCCGCTGTTCCTACGGTCAGCAGGTCCAGACGAGTCAGCGCGATTGCAACGATGGCCAGCAGGACACCAATGAAGGCGACCACAAAAGAGATGAGCGGAACGCCACCAAGCCACGCGAGCCTAGCAAGGGGTGACTCCGATTGGGAGAACCCCAGCCGTCCCCACGGAAACCCGCCAAAAGGAACGGACATCCGCAGGTATTCGACCGTGGTCCACAAACTAGCAAAGGAAAGCGCCGCCAGAAGGTTGTTGTTTCGAACCCTGTCGATGCGCCGCACAAAGGTCCAAGCGGCCGCAAACACAGCGATGTAAAGCGCCTGCAGGACGCTGAGCGCTACCCATGGCAGCGCTCCCCCAACGGCATATTCAGCCCACGTAAGGTGCGGCAGGAAGAAGCTGATCCCAAACACAAACCCCAGTAGAAAGTTCCACCAAACGGCGTTGCGCAGCAGGGCGATCTGCAGCCCGGCAATGGCAAAGAACGCGAGGAACCATAAGGAATGGTCGGGAAAAGCAAAATCTAGCAAGAACCCAGCACCTGCGGCTATGAGCAGGCTGGTCAGACGCGATATATTACGGAACTCCACCCACGAAGGCTACGGCATGAAAATGAATAATTGCTGATAATCGCAGGCTTTTCGCTGTAAGCCTGACCGTGACCGTATCCGGGTTTGAACCGTCTAAAAAAGGTCAGCCCCCACACTCTTCGGACCGTAACTCCTAAGAGTCAACGTTTTCTACTGAGTGTAGGGGCTGGCCAGCACTTTTGTGATCCTCGACTGCTGCTTACGCAACTTCAAAATCCACACTCAGTGCCAGAGACAACTACTAACCTACTTGCCCCAGGTGTAGGTCTGTCAACACCTGGGCGGTGATTCCTGTAGGTAGTTCTTCTAACACCCCTGCAATTGGACATCTCATCCAAGCTGTGAATAGATTTCTGTTCCGCCACGGTAGGTGGCTAGGCACTGCGTTGGTCCGGCGTCTGGACCTAAAATAGGCAGCAATGGGGAGCCGCTGCGACCATCTGTGGTCCAAGACGAGCGGCCGGAGTTCTCTGCCTGAACCCCCAGCTCGGTGCAGCGCCAAATAGCTAGATCCGCTGGGCTACCAATGCGGATTTCGCCCTGTCCCCTCGTGTTCTGTCCGGCAATGCGCCAGGCTCCACGAGTGTGGGCTAGGAACGCCGCTCGCGCAGAAATGCGCTGGTCGGTGTTGTTGTGGAACAAGGCCGCTGTAATAGCGGCCCAGGGGTCAATGGGAGTGACCGGAGCGTCCGAACCAAAGCCCATGGCAATCCCTGCGGCCAGGAAGTCCCGCAACGGCGTTGTGGTGGCAGTGCGCTCGGTACCAAGCCGGCTTTCATACATGCCGCCGGTGCCGCCCCAGTGAGCGTCAAACGCTGGCTGGATGCTCAGCCCAATACCAAATTCGATGAATTGGTTAATCGCTTGGGCATCGGCAATTTCGACGTGCTCGAGCCTGTGACCGGCACGCCTGATAGCGCTGCGAACCTCGGGGCCTTGGGCCGCCGCCATGGCAAAGCCTGCCAAAACGGTGTCAAGCCCGCGGTCCCCAATGACGTGGAAACCACCTGCGAGCTTTGCCATCGAAACCGCGTGGACGTGCGTGGCGATTTGCTCGGCGTCGAAATGCAACGTGCCAAGTGAGTCGGGCTTGTCGGTGTATGGCTGGCGCATAGCCGCGGAGTGCGACCCGAACGAACCATCGACGGATAGGTCACCGGCAAATCCTGAAAGACCGGGAATAGTGGCGGCGATCTCGAGCGCTTGCTCGGGTGAACTCATGAGTTCACCCAGGTAGCCCACCACCTGAGGGAGCCCGGAATCTGCTGTTGCCGTCATCTGAAGCAGCTGAGTCAGTCCAGCGCGAGTATCAATACCCGGGGCACTGTTTTCATGCACGCTCACAATGCCAAGTGCCGCTGCTTCCCGCAAGATCTTGGTATACAGCCGCTCGCGGCGGTCTGGAGCGATGTCCCGGATCGCAGTGCGGACCTGAAAATGCAACCCATCAGCAACAATTCCATTTGGGGCGGCTTCCCGGGCGATTCCTAGGTGCGTCAGCAGTGCACTACTCACGAGCCCTGAATGTAGGTCGGCACGCGGAACATAGAGGTGCACATCAGGAAAGGCATCATCGAGTTCTCGTTGGGTGAGTTGCTCCCCCGTCCACTGCGAATCGTCATAACCAGTTGCACATAGCGCACCTTCGGTGGGCTGCCATGCGCGGGCTCGGGGAGCCAAGAGCTCCAGGACGCGTGCGGAGCTGTGACCTCCCGCGCCGGGGCTGACGTTGACCGCCTCGGCCGCCAGGGCGGTTTCCAACAGGTGCACGTGGCTGTCGACAAACCCTGGGGTGACCAACGCACCATCAAGATCGATGATCCGGTCGGCGCGAGCCGCAAACCCGGCGGCCGCATCGTTGGCACCAATCCAAGCGATAACCCCGTCCTCCATGAGGAGGGCCTCAGCAAACGGGTCTGCCGGGGAGTGAATAAAACCGTTTCGGAACAAAGTAGAAGTCACGGCCTCTACTCTAGTTCACCCGCCCCGCCCTCTTGGCCATTTGGGGTGAACGCAATCCGGACAACGCCGGCCAGCCTGCCTGCGCACGAGCAGGTGCCCACTGGCATCACGGTGGCGCAGTATCGCGGCGACACAACTTCATAGCGACACAACTTCGCGGTGGCACGGTGGCTTCACCACCGTGCCACCGCGAAGTGGCGAAGCATCAAATCGGTTGGTTACACCGAGGAGTATGCCACCACGCCGCGTTTCACCGAGGTGATCGCTTGGGACGCGGAGCGGCGCAGGGCGGCATTGTCGGTCGCTTGGACAATCTGGTCCAAGACGTCAAGCACCTGCTTACACCAGCGTACGAAGTCGCCGGCGGTAAGTTCGGTGCCGTGCAGAACCGAGTCCAAGTTACGGCCGCGCACCCACTTGTGCATGGGAACGACCAACCCGAAGTCAAGGTCCTGGGTTTCTTGCAGACGGTTTGCCTCTTCAAGGTCGGTAAGTCTGGACCAAACCCGCACGGTTTCATCCAAGGCCTTGGCCAGTTTGCCGTCCGGTCCCCCGGGGATCATGACACTGGTGTCTTCTTCCCGTCTGGAACTGTATAGCAACGTAGAAACCGCGGCCGCCAACTGGGATGGATCCAGTTGTGCCCACACGTCCGTTTGCAGGCACTGAGCCAGCAGAAGATCATTTTCCGCGTACAGGCGTTTGAGGGACCGCCCAGACTGAGTCACCACAAAGTTGCCGTGGTCATCCGGGGCAAGGTAGTCCAACTCCCGTAGTACCACGCAGACGCGTTCGAAGACCTTGCCAATGGAACCGGTGCGGCCATCAATCTTGCGCAGTAGTGTGCGGTGATCCTGCTCGAGTTGGCGCAGACGATGACCCCAACGAGCGTGGTCTTCGCGTTCCGGGCACCCGTGGCACGGATGGGCCTTAAGCGAAGCGCGTAGGTCACGCAGGACCGGGTCATCCTGTGCGTTAGACCGGCGGCGCGGTGTTACCGAGCCGTCTTCCGAGGTGGGGC
It encodes the following:
- the lnt gene encoding apolipoprotein N-acyltransferase, with protein sequence MEFRNISRLTSLLIAAGAGFLLDFAFPDHSLWFLAFFAIAGLQIALLRNAVWWNFLLGFVFGISFFLPHLTWAEYAVGGALPWVALSVLQALYIAVFAAAWTFVRRIDRVRNNNLLAALSFASLWTTVEYLRMSVPFGGFPWGRLGFSQSESPLARLAWLGGVPLISFVVAFIGVLLAIVAIALTRLDLLTVGTAGIGAAALIATGLLVPLDTQAQDGQLRVGAVQGNVTNPGLGAFANRQEVLNNHVAGTHQLLEQEAPGELDLVVWPENGTDIDPQEDPEAARIINEAAAALDAPMLLGAQEFLEDGRRYNVSLLWQEDQGVTGRYAKQHPAPFGEYMPMRDLLRVFSPAVDLVSSDMIAGTEPAVMDVPIARLDRDVRVAPIICFEVGYDEIMQESVRLGATALIVQTNNASFGHTNESTQQLAMSRLRAIETGRSVVHISTVGVSAIYASNGAELARTGHFTDEQMVKNINLRTSLTPAVVMGSWPVRIVSAISIFLLIRGLTTRSSAPKKD
- a CDS encoding amidohydrolase family protein, whose product is MTSTLFRNGFIHSPADPFAEALLMEDGVIAWIGANDAAAGFAARADRIIDLDGALVTPGFVDSHVHLLETALAAEAVNVSPGAGGHSSARVLELLAPRARAWQPTEGALCATGYDDSQWTGEQLTQRELDDAFPDVHLYVPRADLHSGLVSSALLTHLGIAREAAPNGIVADGLHFQVRTAIRDIAPDRRERLYTKILREAAALGIVSVHENSAPGIDTRAGLTQLLQMTATADSGLPQVVGYLGELMSSPEQALEIAATIPGLSGFAGDLSVDGSFGSHSAAMRQPYTDKPDSLGTLHFDAEQIATHVHAVSMAKLAGGFHVIGDRGLDTVLAGFAMAAAQGPEVRSAIRRAGHRLEHVEIADAQAINQFIEFGIGLSIQPAFDAHWGGTGGMYESRLGTERTATTTPLRDFLAAGIAMGFGSDAPVTPIDPWAAITAALFHNNTDQRISARAAFLAHTRGAWRIAGQNTRGQGEIRIGSPADLAIWRCTELGVQAENSGRSSWTTDGRSGSPLLPILGPDAGPTQCLATYRGGTEIYSQLG